The Phycisphaeraceae bacterium genome segment GGCACGTTCTTCTCGCCCAGCCAGCTCGAGATGATCCGCGACCACGTGGCGGAGCGCGGCGCGGGGCTGCTGTGGATCGGCGGCGAACGGTGGACGCCCGCGTCCTTCACGGGCACCGCGGCGGTGCTGGCCGATCTGCTGCCCATCCGCGGCACGCTGTCGCTGCCCGCCATCGGCAGGCCGGTGACCATCGAGCCCACGCCGCTGGCTGATCGGCTGGGCGTGCTGCGGCTGGTGAGCGCGGGGCAGGTGGGTTGGCCGCGCGAGCTGGCCGACCCGAGTTTCCGCTGGTCGCGTCTTCAATGGGCGCAGCGGATTCTGCCCACGCAGCTCAAGCCCACCGCGCAGCCGCTGGCGGTGACCACCGAGCCCATCGGTGGTGCTCAATTGCCGGTGGTCATCCACATGCGATACGGCGCGGGGCAGACAATCTATGTCGCCACCGATGAAATCTGGCGCTGGCGCTACGGGCGAGGCGACCTGCTGCCCGAGCAGTTCTGGGTGCAGATGATCCGCATGCTGGGGCGCGAGACGCTCTCGGGCGGCGACACGCCCGCGCTGCTGGAGGTGGAGCCGAGACGACTGGCCGTCGGCCAGCCCATGCAGATCACGCTTCGGCTGCTCGATGCGCGGCTGGCGGAACTGGACGCCCGCTCCATCCGCGCCACCATCGAGGACGCCGCGGGGGCGCGGCTGGCGGAAGTCGATCTGCGCCAGGTCGATGGCGCCCCCGGCGAGTACGTGGCGACCATTCTGCCGGACGTGGCCGGCACGCTGCGTGTGCGCGTGCAGGATGCGCTCATCGCCGCCCAGCCCCTGCTGGCCGACGCCGAGGTCTTCAATCCGGAGAATGAGCTTCGACGCCCGGAGACCGATCATGACCTGCTCGCCGCCCTCTCGCGCGACACGGGCGGGCGCGTGCTGGAGACGGCGTCGGACATCGAGCGGCTCAACACCACCCTGCTGCGCGACCGGTCGGTGACGACGCCCAACCCCCTCACCGAGCGGCTGTGGGACACGCCGCTGGCCTTCCTGCTCGTGCTGCTGCTGCTCGCGTCGGAGTGGGTGGGTCGCAAGGCGCTGCGGCTGGCGTAGGGACGGCCGTCGTGGTCCTGCCTCTGGGGAGCAGCCCTGGAGCGATCCACCCCCCCCACGCCCCCACGCCCCCACGCCGACGCTTCCCCCGCTACCCTCTCCCGTGTCATCCGCCGCCGATGCATCAGGCCATCCCGCCGCTCCCGACCGTCGCCCGAGGCGGCTGCACCCGCTGTCGCTGTTCTTCCGCTTCGCCTCCCACGTCCGCAACCTGCTGATCCCGGGGCTGATCGTCCTCTTTCTCGCCCGCGAGCGCGGCGGGTGGGAAGTGTGGCTGATGGCCATGTTCATCCCCAGCATTCTGTTCGAGCTCTTCACCTACTTCACGCTGCGATACCGCTTCGCCCAAGGCGAGATCGTCATCAACCGCGGGCTGCTCTTCCGCTCCGAGCGGCACATTCCCTTCGCGCGCATCCAGAACATCGACCTCACGCAGAACCTCTTCCACCGGCTCTTCCGTCTGGCCGAAGTGCGGCTGGACACGGGAGGCGGCAACGAGCCGGAGGCGGTGCTCAAGGTCATCACGCTGGGCGCGGTGGATGAGATTCGACAGCGCGTCTTCGCCGGACGCGACCAGCGGGCAGGGGCGATTCGAAACGAGGCGGGGGTTGGCTCCGTACCGATCTCGCCGGGCGATGAGACCACCCTTGCCGCCGCCGACGGGACAGTCGTCCTTCACCGACTGCCGCCCGTCGAACTGCTCAAGCTGGGCGTGGTCGCCAACCGGGGCATCGCACTGGTGGCGGTGGCGGTTGGCGCGGCGTGGGAGTACGACCTGTTCGAACGCATCCGCTTCCGTCAGCACGTGGAGAACTACCTGCGCACGCTCGACTGGGCGGGCGGGCTGCTCATCGGGGCGGGCGTGGTGGTGTCCGCGGCGCTGGCGCTTACGCTGCTCTCCGTCGTCTGGTCGCTCCTGCGCTTCTGGGGATACACGCTGGAGCGGCGCGGCGACGACCTGCGCGTGCAGTGCGGATTGTTCACCAGGCGGGCCGCCACCGTGCCCAGGCGGCGCGTGCAGTTCGTCTCCGTGCAGGAGGGGCTGCTCCACCGTCTCTTTCGGCGCGTGTCGATCCGCATCGAGACGGCGGGGGGCGGCAAGGATGAGGACGACACCGTCTCGGGCCGCTGGTTCGTGCCCCTCGTGCCGCGCGACGACGCCCCGCGCGTGCTGCGCGAGATTCACCCGGCCTTCGACGTACTCCAGCCGGCGGAATGGCGACCCGTTCATCCCCGCGGGCGTCGAAGACTGCTCTTCTCGCACATCGTCGGCTGGCTGATCGTGGCGACGTTCTTTTCGCTCGTCTTCCGCCCCTGGGGGCTGGCGTCGGTTCCGCTGCTGACGGGGTTCGCGGTGTGGGTGGCCCTGCGGGAGTATCGCTTCATGCGTTACGCCCTGAGTGACGGCAGCGTGCTCTTTCGCAGCGGAGCGGTGAGGCGGAAGTGGAGCGCCACCATCATCGAGAAGATTCAGGCCGTCACCCTGCGCGAGTCGCCCTTCGACCGGCGTCACGGCCACGTGTCGCTCGCCGTGGACACCGCCGGAGCGGGACCGGCGGATCATCGCATCCAGGTGCCCTACCTTGACGCGGAAACCGGCCACGCCCTGCGGCGCGAGATCGCTGCTCGCACGGGCCGTTCGGCATTCCGGTGGTGAGGTTGCGCGGCAGGCCGCCCGATCACGCCGCCAGGCGGAAGGAGCCGCGCTCGCCGGGGTCGCCGACGCGACCATCGATATGGCGTTCCTCATCCCAGTCGTATCTGGTCGCCCAGTTCTCTCGCACCAGCCGCTCGGCGTACTTGCGCCCCGCCGCGGTGAGATCCTTGGCGGGACGGAAGCCCAGCCCCTTGGGCGTCGATCCGGGCGTGAGCCAGCCGGCCTCGGTCATGGCTTCGACGTGCTTCTCCTTCACGTCCGCGAAGGGTCGGGTGCGCCCCGGCTGAAACAGGCACCAGCCGCGCCCGTCCACCAGGCGAAGCAGCCAGCCCTCGTAGATGGCCAGCATCACCATCTTCTGCGTGTTGGTGGCGCCGTGGATCTTCATGCCGTTGATCTTCATCATGGTGCTTCCCCTGTCTGTGTCGGTTGTCTTCTCACCATCGGCGGTTTTCGGACGCGGATTCAGTGGGAACAATCCTCCAGCATCCAGTGTTTCCCTCTTGGTGGACGGCTCAGGCGCAGATGCTGCGCCGCCGCGATACGATGGACGGGGAAAGGATGCATTCCTCATGGCGACCGCCTCAACGATTCTCAAGATCATGGCCATTCCCGCGGTCCTGGCCGGATACGTCGTCGTGGCGGGCTCGACCGGGTTCTGCCCCGCCTGCACCGCGGTGCTGAGCGCCGTGACGGGCGGTTCCACCGGCGCGGCGGCCCACTCGGATCAACCGATCCGCGGCGATGAGATGTCCATCCGTGGGATGACCGCTCGCACCCTGGACGGACGCGCCGTGGACCTGGGCGAGTACCTTGATGGAACGACGCCCGTCATCCTGGATTTCTGGGCCACCTGGTGCCCGCCCTGCCGCGACCAGCGGAAGACCTTCGCCGACATGGCGGATGAACTGGCCGGACGGGCCGTGGTTCTTTCGCTCTCGGTGGACGACACGGACGACAAGGTGCGCGATTTCATCACGCGGGAGCGGCGCAGCGGCATGTCGGACGGTCATGGCATCGACCTGATGGCCTCGCTCGAAACCGCCAACGCATTCAACATTCGCGCCATTCCCACGCTCATCTATGCCGATGGGCGCGGGGTGATCCGCTTCATCCGCACCGGGGCGCAGTCCGCCTCGAGCGTGCGCCGCGACCTGCACATGGTCGCCTCCGGGCCGTGAACCATGCGGCGGGTCGGGCGACCGGCGCCGCGAATCGCCGCGATGACGCGCGACGCGGCGCGTCACGCCATCCACGCGTCAGCCGCGACGCGCGGCGCGTCGGCGCATCCACTTCTCGAACGAGACGATCAGCGCGACGAACCACGACGCGCCGATGACCGCGCCCCACGACGCCAGGTCCAGCGGCGCCGTCTGGAAGAGACGGTTGGCGACCGGCACGTGCGCGACGCCCGCCTGGAGCAGGGTCATGGCCGCCACGCCAGCCCACGCCAGCGGATTGGTGAACCAGCCGACCGATGACACCGATCGCACCAGTGAGCGGCAGTTGAACAGGTAGAACGCCTCGCCGAACACCACCACCGAAACGGCGATGGTGCGCGCCTGCGCATCGCTCAATCCGCGCCACTGCGCCCACTCGAACAACCCGTAGCCGGCGATGGTCAGCAGCAGCGACATCAACCCCGTGCGCATGAAGAGTTCGAAGGTGAAGATGGGCTGCCGGGGATCGCGCGGCGGACGCGCCATCACGTCCGCCTCGCGCGGCTCGAAGGCCAGCGGCAGACCCAGCAGAACCGCCGTGGTCATGTTGATGTAGAGCGCCTGCACCGGCAGGATGGGCAGCTGCTGCCCCGCCACCACGGCGGCGAGGATGATCATCGCCTCCGCCCCGTTGGTCGGCAGGGTCCAGACGATGAACTTGGTCAGGTTGTCGAAGACGGTGCGGCCTTCCTCCACCGCCGCCTCGATCGAGGCGAAGTTGTCATCCGCCAGCACCATGTCGGCGGCCTCCTTGGCGACCTCGGTGCCCCCCAGTCCCATCGCCACGCCGATGTCGGCCTGCCTGAGCGCGGGCGCGTCGTTGACCCCGTCGCCCGTCATCGCCACCACGTGCCCGCGGGATTGCAGGGCCTTCACCAGACGCAGCTTCTGCTCGGGCGTCATGCGGGCGAAGACATGGGTTCGCTCCGCCAGGTCCGGCAGATCGGCGTCGGGCGTCTGCTCCATCGTTGCGCCCGTGACCACCTGCGGCGCGGGCTCGGTCACACCAGCGGGCGAGCCATCCGCACCACTCGCCCGTCCGTGCCCAGCGGAAGCGGATGCTCCGCGGCCGGGGCCCAGGTCGATCATCCGAGCGATCGCCGCCGCCGTACCGGCGTGGTCGCCCGTGATCATCTTCACCGTGATGCCCGCGTCGCGGCACGTGGCCACGGCGTCGATCGCCTCCGGACGGGGCGGGTCGAGCATCCCCTGAAGCCCCAGGAACGTCAGCCCACGCTCCGCCTGCTCGCGCGAGAGCGACGAAGCCCCGGGCGGCGCCGCGCCGCGCGCGAACGCCAGCACGCGCAGCCCTCGCCGGGAGAGTCGCTCCGCCTCGGCCAGTATGACCGGAGCATTCAGCGGGGCGCGGCGTCCCTCATGGTCAAGCATGTCCACGGACATGCCCAGCACGCGCTCCACCGAGCCCTTGACGCAGATCAGCCGCCCGGCGGACCCTCCTGTCCCCGGAGCGCTCGCTTCCCCGTCCGCTCCCTCACGGACGCTGCTCGCCTCGGGCGCCGCGTGCAGCGTGGCCATGTACTGATGCTCCGATTCGAATGGAATCACGTCGATCCGTGGAGAAGCCGCTTCAATGGTCGTCTGCGTCATTCCCGCCTTGTGCGCCGCCACGATCAGCGCGGCTTCGGTGGGATCGCCCTGGATCGTCCATCGCCCGTCGGCGCGGAGCAGCGAGGCGTCGTTGCACAGCAGCCCCGCCCGCAGGCACTCCAGCAGGGCGGGATGCGCGGCGGGGTCCGCGGCCGCGGCGCCTTCGCGGATTTCGCCGGCGGGGTCGTACCCCGTTCCTGTCACCTCGAAGCCCCGCCCCCCGGCCCAGACGTGCTGGACGGTCATCTGGTTCTCGGTGAGCGTTCCGGTCTTGTCGGAGCAGATGACCGTGGTGCTGCCCAGCGCCTCGACCGCCGGGAGTTTGCGGATGATGGCCCGGCGCGACGCCATGCGCGACACTCCCACCGCCAGCATGATGGTCATGGCGGCGGGGAGGCCCTCGGGAATCGCGCCAATCGCCATCGCCACCGCCGCCATGAAGGTGTCGGACACATCCATGCCCCGCGCCACCCCCACGCCGAACATCGCCGCCGCCACCGCGATGATCAGCCACAGCAGCACACCGCTGAACTGCGCCAGTTTGCGGGTGAGAGGCGTGTCGATGCTCTCGACCGAGGCGATCAGTCCGCTGATGCGCCCCACTTCGGTGTCGTCGCCCGTGGCGATCACCACGCCTACGGCATGGCCGCGCGTCACCAGCGTCGAGGCGTAGGCCATATTGCGCCGATCCGCCAGCGGCGTGGACTCGGGCAGCGGGTCGAAACGCTTGGACACCGCCATCGATTCGCCCGTCAGCGCCGATTCATCCACGTGGACGTCGCGCTCGTCCACCACGCGCAGGTCCGCCGGCACGCGGTCGCCCGCGGCGAGGATCACCACGTCGCCCGGCACGAGCAGCGAGGCGTCGAGGCGACGGCGCTCCCCGTCTCGCAGCACCGTGGCCTCGGCGCTCAGGGTGCGGGCCAGCGCCTCGATGGCGTGAACCGCGCGCGACTCCTGCACGAAACCCACCACCGCGTTCACCAGCACCACGGCCAGAATCACCGCGCTGTCCACCCACTCGCCCAACCCGGCCGTGACCACCACGGCGACCACCAGGATGTAGACCAGCGGAGAGTGAAACTGCGACAGGAATCGCATCAGCGCGCCGCGCCCGCGCCGCGGCGTGATGACGTTGCGGCCATGTCGCTCCAGTCGCTGACGGACCTCGTCGGCGCTCAGGCCGCGCGTCAGCGTGACGCCCAGCGCCGAGGCCACCTCCGGAACGGGCATTGCATGCCAGGTCGGGGGGCTGTCGCCGGTCGAGATGGAAGGCGCTGGATGCATGGATTCTTCGTGCGCGGCGGGCGCTCGCCACCCCGGACCGCCGATCGGCGACATCAGAGCCGGATCGTCCCGTCTGGTCGAGTGCGGAAAAGTGCGGGAAAGACGGGTGGCCCCCAACCATCTCCCACCCCCGTACAATCCTCCATGACCGCCACCCCGTCGCGACCCTCGTCGGTGCCCGAGATCGTACTGGGAGACGCCGCATCCCGCCCGCTCGCGTCGCCGCGGTTCGAGCCCATCCGCCAGCCGATGACGGCGCGGTCAATCGCCCGGCTTGTCGAAAAGGGCGAGCCCTTCGCCTGCCTCACATGCTACGACGCCACCACCGCCCGATGGCTGCAGCAGGCGGGGATTCCCGTCCTGCTGGTGGGCGACACGGCGGCGGAAATGATTCTCGGTCTGCCCAGCACCATCCATGCGCCGCTGGACTTCCTCATTCTCATCACCGCGGCGGTGAAGCGAGGCGCTCCCAACTGCCTTGTCATGGCGGACATGCCCTTCATGTCCTACCAGACCAGCGACGCCGACGGGCTTCGCAACGCCGGTCGCTTCATGACCGAGGGGTTGGCCGACGCGGTGAAACTCGAGGTGGACCGATCATTTACGGGGCTGGTCTCGAAGATGGCCCACGCCGGCGTGCCCGTGGTCGCCCACCTCGGACTGCGCCCCCAGCACGTGCGGCGGGAGGGCGGATACCGCTTCGCCGGCCGCACCGCGTCGGAGGCGCGGGAACTGATCGACGCCGCCCGGGCGATGGAGGACGCCGGATCATCCATGCTGCTGCTGGAGGCGATGCCGGCGGAGGTGTCCGAGGCGATCGTGAGCGCCGTGAAGATTCCCGTGATCGGATGCGGCGCCGGCCCGGCCTGTCACGGCCAGATCGTGGTGCTGCAGGATCTGCTGGGGCTGACCCCCCGCCAGCCCCCCTTCGCCCCCCCGCTGACGGATGGCGGCGGACACCTGATGGACGCCGCGGCGAAATGGGCCGACCGGGTGAAGCGGCGCGATCTGGGGGAGCATCCGTACCGTATGGATGCCGGTGAAATGAACGGGTTGAAGGGTGTTTCCGAAGGATGAGGGGGAGTTCACCGTCGATCAAAAGGAGTTGGGCATGTCATCGCGCAATCTGGGCGCGTACGGGCCGAGCGTGGCGGTGCTGGTGACGGTGGCGGCGGTGCTGCTGGCCGGACCGATGGCGGTTCGACAACTCACCTACGCCCGCACGCAGGCGTCGATCATCCAGGCCAGCGATCGGCTGCGCACGGACAACGTGCTGGAGCAGATCAATCAGGCCCACCGCGACATCGCGGCCAAGGTCGAGCCGTCGGTGGTCTACATCTCCACGTATCGAAAGGACTCGGAGTCGCGCCTCATGCTGCGCACCGGCCCGCAGGTGCAGCTTTCGTCCGGCTCCGGCTGGGTCTTCGATGAGGACGGGCACATCGTCACCAACGCCCACGTGATCGAGGAGGCCCAGCGCATCCAGGTGCAACTGCACGACGGCACGCTGCGCGACGCCGAGGTGGTGGGAACCGACCTGCGCACCGACATCGCCGTGCTGCGCATCGCGCCGGGCGGCCTGCACCCGGCGGAGCGAGCCGACTCGACCACCGTGCGCCAGGGCGACCGCATCTTCGCCTTCGGGTCGCCCTTCGACTTCCGCTTCTCGATGAGCCAGGGCATCGTCTCCGGCATCGGGCGGGACGCCCAGCTCGAGACGCTGCACTATCAGAACTTCATCCAGGTGGACGCCGCCATCAATCCCGGCAACTCGGGCGGACCGCTCACCAACATCTACGGGCAGGTGATCGGCATGAACACCGCCATCGCCACGGGGCGGCGGGAATCCACCACCAGCCAGGGCTCCTTTGCGGGCATCGGTCTGGCGATTCCCATGACCATGATCGAGTCCGTCGTGCCGCAGCTCATCAGCAAGGGCGAGGTGTCGCGCGGCTTCATCGGCGTGCAGCTGCAGCCCGCCATCTCGCAACCCACGCTGGCCCGGGGGTTCCAGGGCGAGGGGGTGGAGATTCTCAGCGTCAACGAGGGCGGACCGGCGGCGAACGCAGGGCTGCGGCCAGGCGACGTGATCCTCACCGTCGATGGCGGACGCGTGGCCACCCTGGCGCAGCTGCGGTCGATGGTCTCCTCCCGCTCCCCCGGCGACACCATCTCGCTGGACGTGTGGCGCTACGAGGAGGAGGCGAAGCAGGGCGTCCGACGCACCGTGGGTGTGACGCTGGCCGAACTGCGCCCCGAGCAGATGGTGCAGCCCGCGCTGCTGCGATTTCTGCGCACGCTGGGGCTGGTGCAGCTCTCCACCAGCACGCCCGAGCGGGCGCGGCAGCTCAACGTGCCCTTCCGCCGCGGCGTGATCGTGGAGCAGATCCTCGCGGGCCGCCCCGTGGACACCGTCATCGACCCAGGCACCATCATCACGCACGTCTTCGACGAGCCGGTCAACAACATCGACGAGTTCTACGCCCGCATGGAGCGGTACTTCTTCTCCTCACCGCGGGGCGTGGTGGTTCGGCTGGTGACCCCCAGCGGACGCGAGGACGTGATCAACCTGCGGCCGTGATCGCTACGATGGAGCGTGACCACCGGCGCCGTGCCATCACGAACGGAATCGGTCGGCGCCCCTGAGCAGCATGCCCCCGGCGCGGAAGCCCCGTCGCCTCTCCTGCGCGTGTGCAACCTCCGCGTCCACTTCCCCGTGCGGGCCGGGCTGCTGCAGCGCATCGCCGGCTGGGTGAAGGCCGTCGAGGATGTGACCTTCGATATCGCGCCCGGCGAGGCGCTGGGGCTGGTGGGCGAGTCCGGCAGCGGCAAGACCACCGTGGGACGGACCGTGCTGGGGCTGGTCCGGGCCACATCCGGCGAAGTGCTCTTCGACGGGCGACGGATCGTGGATGGACCCGCAGTCCGCCTGAGCAAGGCCGACCGCCGCCACGCGCAGATCGTCTTCCAGGACCCCGGTGGCTCGCTCAACCCGCGCCTGCGCGTGAAGACCATCGTGGGCGAGCCGCTGGAGGTGCATCGCCTCGCTCGGCGAGGCGAGCGGGCCCGCCGCGTGGCCGAACTGCTGGAGCGCGTGGGGCTGTGGTCCGGCGCGGCGGAGCGCTTCCCGCACGAGTTCTCTGGCGGGCAGAAGCAGCGCATCGCCATCGCCCGTGCCCTGGCGCTCAACCCGCGCCTGCTGGTGCTGGATGAGCCCACCAGCGCGCTGGATGTGTCGGTGCAGGCGCAGATTCTCAACCTGCTGGCCGACCTGCGCCGCGACCTTGGGCTGGCGTACCTCTTCATCAGCCACAACCTGGCGGTGGTGGACCATCTGTGCGACCGCATCGCGGTGATGCGGCAGGGCCGGATCGTCGAAATCGGTCCGCGCGAGCAGGTGATCGACTCGCCCCGGCACGAGTACACGCGGGCACTGCTTGCCGCCGTACCCGTGCCGGACCCGAGGCGGCGGATGGCTTTGGCATGAGGCGCTGAAGCGCGATCCGCTGTTCGATCGTGCCGGCGCCGCTCGCGCGTTATCATCACCCGACATGCGTCAGTATCTCGACCTGCTCCGCGACATTCTCGACCACGGCGTGGAGAAGCACGACCGCACAGGCACGGGCACGTTCTCGCTGTTCGGGCGGCAGATGCGGTTCGACTTGCGCCGGGGCTTTCCGCTGCTCACCACCAAGAAGCTGCACGTCCGCTCGATCATCTACGAGCTGCTCTGGTTCCTGCGGGGGAGCACCAACGCGCGCTGGCTCAACGAGCGCGGCGTGACCATCTGGGACGAGTGGGCCGACCCTGCCACGGGCGAACTCGGTCCGGTGTACGGCCACCAGTGGCGCTCGTGGCCCGCGCCGACGCCGGATGATCCCAACCGAACGATCGACCAGATCAGCATGGTGGTGGAGCGGATCAAGCGCGACCCGGACTCGCGGCGGCTGATCGTGAGCGCGTGGAACGTGGCGGAGATCGAGCGAATGAAACTGCCGCCCTGTCACGTGCTGTTTCAGTTCTACGTAACGCCGCCACGTGACGCGGAGCGTCGCGGCACGCTCTCCTGCCAGCTCTACCAGCGCAGCGCGGACGTGTTCCTCGGCGTGCCCTTCAACATCGCGTCGTACGCCCTGCTCACGATGATGGTGGCCCAGGTGTGCGACCTGGAGCCGGGGGAGTTCATCCACACGTTCGGCGACGTGCATCTCTACGCCAACCACGTGGAGCAGGCCCGTCAGCAACTGACCCGCACGCCGGGAGCGCTGCCGCGCATGAAACTCAACGCCGCCCGTCGGTCGATCTTCGACTTCGAGTACGAGGACTTCGAACTGCTGGACTACCGCCCGCAGCCGGCGATCCGGGCGC includes the following:
- a CDS encoding trypsin-like peptidase domain-containing protein, producing the protein MSSRNLGAYGPSVAVLVTVAAVLLAGPMAVRQLTYARTQASIIQASDRLRTDNVLEQINQAHRDIAAKVEPSVVYISTYRKDSESRLMLRTGPQVQLSSGSGWVFDEDGHIVTNAHVIEEAQRIQVQLHDGTLRDAEVVGTDLRTDIAVLRIAPGGLHPAERADSTTVRQGDRIFAFGSPFDFRFSMSQGIVSGIGRDAQLETLHYQNFIQVDAAINPGNSGGPLTNIYGQVIGMNTAIATGRRESTTSQGSFAGIGLAIPMTMIESVVPQLISKGEVSRGFIGVQLQPAISQPTLARGFQGEGVEILSVNEGGPAANAGLRPGDVILTVDGGRVATLAQLRSMVSSRSPGDTISLDVWRYEEEAKQGVRRTVGVTLAELRPEQMVQPALLRFLRTLGLVQLSTSTPERARQLNVPFRRGVIVEQILAGRPVDTVIDPGTIITHVFDEPVNNIDEFYARMERYFFSSPRGVVVRLVTPSGREDVINLRP
- a CDS encoding ABC transporter ATP-binding protein, encoding MTTGAVPSRTESVGAPEQHAPGAEAPSPLLRVCNLRVHFPVRAGLLQRIAGWVKAVEDVTFDIAPGEALGLVGESGSGKTTVGRTVLGLVRATSGEVLFDGRRIVDGPAVRLSKADRRHAQIVFQDPGGSLNPRLRVKTIVGEPLEVHRLARRGERARRVAELLERVGLWSGAAERFPHEFSGGQKQRIAIARALALNPRLLVLDEPTSALDVSVQAQILNLLADLRRDLGLAYLFISHNLAVVDHLCDRIAVMRQGRIVEIGPREQVIDSPRHEYTRALLAAVPVPDPRRRMALA
- a CDS encoding TlpA family protein disulfide reductase, producing MATASTILKIMAIPAVLAGYVVVAGSTGFCPACTAVLSAVTGGSTGAAAHSDQPIRGDEMSIRGMTARTLDGRAVDLGEYLDGTTPVILDFWATWCPPCRDQRKTFADMADELAGRAVVLSLSVDDTDDKVRDFITRERRSGMSDGHGIDLMASLETANAFNIRAIPTLIYADGRGVIRFIRTGAQSASSVRRDLHMVASGP
- a CDS encoding PH domain-containing protein — protein: MSSAADASGHPAAPDRRPRRLHPLSLFFRFASHVRNLLIPGLIVLFLARERGGWEVWLMAMFIPSILFELFTYFTLRYRFAQGEIVINRGLLFRSERHIPFARIQNIDLTQNLFHRLFRLAEVRLDTGGGNEPEAVLKVITLGAVDEIRQRVFAGRDQRAGAIRNEAGVGSVPISPGDETTLAAADGTVVLHRLPPVELLKLGVVANRGIALVAVAVGAAWEYDLFERIRFRQHVENYLRTLDWAGGLLIGAGVVVSAALALTLLSVVWSLLRFWGYTLERRGDDLRVQCGLFTRRAATVPRRRVQFVSVQEGLLHRLFRRVSIRIETAGGGKDEDDTVSGRWFVPLVPRDDAPRVLREIHPAFDVLQPAEWRPVHPRGRRRLLFSHIVGWLIVATFFSLVFRPWGLASVPLLTGFAVWVALREYRFMRYALSDGSVLFRSGAVRRKWSATIIEKIQAVTLRESPFDRRHGHVSLAVDTAGAGPADHRIQVPYLDAETGHALRREIAARTGRSAFRW
- the panB gene encoding 3-methyl-2-oxobutanoate hydroxymethyltransferase, with amino-acid sequence MTATPSRPSSVPEIVLGDAASRPLASPRFEPIRQPMTARSIARLVEKGEPFACLTCYDATTARWLQQAGIPVLLVGDTAAEMILGLPSTIHAPLDFLILITAAVKRGAPNCLVMADMPFMSYQTSDADGLRNAGRFMTEGLADAVKLEVDRSFTGLVSKMAHAGVPVVAHLGLRPQHVRREGGYRFAGRTASEARELIDAARAMEDAGSSMLLLEAMPAEVSEAIVSAVKIPVIGCGAGPACHGQIVVLQDLLGLTPRQPPFAPPLTDGGGHLMDAAAKWADRVKRRDLGEHPYRMDAGEMNGLKGVSEG
- a CDS encoding thymidylate synthase, with the protein product MRQYLDLLRDILDHGVEKHDRTGTGTFSLFGRQMRFDLRRGFPLLTTKKLHVRSIIYELLWFLRGSTNARWLNERGVTIWDEWADPATGELGPVYGHQWRSWPAPTPDDPNRTIDQISMVVERIKRDPDSRRLIVSAWNVAEIERMKLPPCHVLFQFYVTPPRDAERRGTLSCQLYQRSADVFLGVPFNIASYALLTMMVAQVCDLEPGEFIHTFGDVHLYANHVEQARQQLTRTPGALPRMKLNAARRSIFDFEYEDFELLDYRPQPAIRAPVAV
- a CDS encoding HAD-IC family P-type ATPase — encoded protein: MPVPEVASALGVTLTRGLSADEVRQRLERHGRNVITPRRGRGALMRFLSQFHSPLVYILVVAVVVTAGLGEWVDSAVILAVVLVNAVVGFVQESRAVHAIEALARTLSAEATVLRDGERRRLDASLLVPGDVVILAAGDRVPADLRVVDERDVHVDESALTGESMAVSKRFDPLPESTPLADRRNMAYASTLVTRGHAVGVVIATGDDTEVGRISGLIASVESIDTPLTRKLAQFSGVLLWLIIAVAAAMFGVGVARGMDVSDTFMAAVAMAIGAIPEGLPAAMTIMLAVGVSRMASRRAIIRKLPAVEALGSTTVICSDKTGTLTENQMTVQHVWAGGRGFEVTGTGYDPAGEIREGAAAADPAAHPALLECLRAGLLCNDASLLRADGRWTIQGDPTEAALIVAAHKAGMTQTTIEAASPRIDVIPFESEHQYMATLHAAPEASSVREGADGEASAPGTGGSAGRLICVKGSVERVLGMSVDMLDHEGRRAPLNAPVILAEAERLSRRGLRVLAFARGAAPPGASSLSREQAERGLTFLGLQGMLDPPRPEAIDAVATCRDAGITVKMITGDHAGTAAAIARMIDLGPGRGASASAGHGRASGADGSPAGVTEPAPQVVTGATMEQTPDADLPDLAERTHVFARMTPEQKLRLVKALQSRGHVVAMTGDGVNDAPALRQADIGVAMGLGGTEVAKEAADMVLADDNFASIEAAVEEGRTVFDNLTKFIVWTLPTNGAEAMIILAAVVAGQQLPILPVQALYINMTTAVLLGLPLAFEPREADVMARPPRDPRQPIFTFELFMRTGLMSLLLTIAGYGLFEWAQWRGLSDAQARTIAVSVVVFGEAFYLFNCRSLVRSVSSVGWFTNPLAWAGVAAMTLLQAGVAHVPVANRLFQTAPLDLASWGAVIGASWFVALIVSFEKWMRRRAARRG